One Clavelina lepadiformis chromosome 1, kaClaLepa1.1, whole genome shotgun sequence genomic region harbors:
- the LOC143462393 gene encoding uncharacterized protein LOC143462393: MRTLLLVFSCFFCLLNLTGTVNAKTSERRTFRLRKAVEQVLSDHFQSDAFKASILQIVADPVQADVLCQVKFGPFYYFSYTGKCESCSVHCSSPTDGMKKECLEHCKDFMTNQALKDEQLLLKSKIKKLEDDLETTNERLDEVEADFIEKFYGLLSGFVFVVLVIVVILLLFGRHVKQKYARRPPRDVNPTGDNDKGTGLNPGSQCSGDSGLGNQNV, encoded by the exons ATGAGAACGTTGCTTCTTGTATTCTCTTGCTTCTTCTGTTTGCTTAATTTAACCGGTACAGTCAACGCCAAAACAAG CGAAAGAAGAACTTTTCGTTTGCGAAAAGCCGTAGAGCAAGTTTTATCAGATCATTTTCAATCCGATGCATTCAAAGCTTCTATTCTTCAAATCGTTGCG GATCCAGTTCAAGCCGATGTTTTGTGCCAAGTCAAGTTCGGACCGTTCTATTACTTCAGCTACACCGGGAAGTGTGAAAGTTGTTCAGTCCACTGCAGTTCCCCTACAGATGGAATGAAAAAAGAATGTTTGGAACACTGCAAAGATTTTATGACCAACCAGGCTTTGAAAGATGAGCAGCTGCttttaaaatccaaaataAAG AAACTTGAAGATGATCTTGAAACAACAAACGAGAGATTAGATGAAGTAGAAGCAGATTTTATAGAAAAGTTCTATGGACTCCTGTCAGGATTTGTATTTGTGGTTTTGGTTATTGTCGTCATCCTTTTACTCTTTGGTCGTCACGTGAAGCAAAA ATATGCCAGGCGCCCTCCACGTGACGTCAATCCAACCGGCGACAACGATAAAGGAACAGGTTTGAATCCGGGATCTCAATGCTCTGGAGATTCTGGCTTGGGAAATCAAAATGTGTAG